The following are encoded together in the Azospirillum lipoferum 4B genome:
- the fdxA gene encoding ferredoxin FdxA, whose amino-acid sequence MPYVVTDGCIKCKYTDCVEVCPVDCFYEGENMLVIHPDECIDCGVCEPECPAEAIVPDTDDRATKWLELNRDYSGQWPNITRKKDAPADADEFKGVDGKFEKYFSPKAG is encoded by the coding sequence ATGCCCTACGTCGTCACCGACGGCTGCATCAAGTGCAAGTACACCGACTGCGTCGAAGTCTGCCCCGTGGATTGCTTCTACGAGGGTGAGAACATGCTGGTCATCCACCCCGACGAGTGCATCGACTGCGGCGTGTGCGAGCCGGAATGCCCGGCCGAGGCGATCGTCCCAGACACCGACGACCGCGCGACCAAGTGGCTGGAGCTGAACCGCGACTATTCGGGCCAGTGGCCGAACATCACCCGCAAGAAGGACGCGCCGGCGGACGCCGACGAGTTCAAGGGCGTCGACGGCAAGTTCGAGAAGTACTTCTCCCCCAAGGCGGGCTGA